One Salminus brasiliensis chromosome 5, fSalBra1.hap2, whole genome shotgun sequence DNA segment encodes these proteins:
- the LOC140555888 gene encoding uncharacterized protein, which produces MASKKVSSTQVSSPRRKIKKTADKKTYHCSDCGKSFTHLNNFKVHQRVHTGGKPYHCSDCGKSFTHLNTLKVHQRIHTGEKMYHCSDCGKSFTLQNTLQLHQRIHTGEKPYHCSDCGKSFTHLNTLKVHQHVHTGEKPYHCSDCGKSFNQQTHLKTHQRVHTGEKPYTCSDCGKSFNQSSHLRTHQRMHAGVKPYCCSDCGKSFNNMSHLRTHQRVHTGEKPYNCSDCGKSFNQSSALKTHQLLHTKVKPYHCSDCGKTFSQEGTLQQHQRIHTGVKPYYCTVCERSFRHAGTFRIHKCIKNSHRSKK; this is translated from the coding sequence ATGGCATCCAAAAAAGTCTCCAGTACTCAAGTATCCTCGCCTCGTAGAAAAATTAAGAAAACTGCGGACAAGAAaacgtatcactgctcagactgtgggaagagttttactcaTCTGAATAATTTTAAAGTACATCAGCGTGTTCACACAGGAGGGAAACCGTATCActgttcagactgtgggaagagctttACTCATCTGAATACTCTTAAagtacaccagcgcattcatacaggagagaaaatgtatcactgctcagactgtgggaagagttttactctTCAGAATACTCTCCAactacaccagcgcattcatacaggagagaaaccgtatcactgctcagactgtgggaagagttttactcaTCTGAATACTCTTAAAGTACACCAACatgttcacactggagagaaaccgtatcactgctcagactgtgggaagagttttaatcaacagactcatctcaaaacacaccagcgtgttcacacaggagagaaaccatatacctgctcagactgtgggaagagttttaatcaaagCAGTCATCTCAGAACACACCAGCGCATGCATGCAGGAGTGAAACCATAttgctgctcagactgtgggaagagttttaataatATGAGTCATCTAAGAACACACCAGCGCgttcacacaggagaaaagcCTTATAATTGTTCAGACtgcgggaagagttttaatcagtCGAGTGctctcaaaacacaccagctcCTTCACACAAAAGtgaaaccatatcactgctcagactgtgggaagacaTTTTCTCAAGAGGGTACTCTTCaacaacaccagcgcattcacacaggagtgaAGCCGTATTACTGCACAGTGTGTGagaggagcttcaggcatgcAGGTACATTTAGGATACACAAGTGCATTAAGAACAGTCACAGAAGTAAGAAGTGA